From the Paenibacillus sp. MMS20-IR301 genome, the window TCAGTACGAAGGTCTTCTCGATGAGCGATTCATCCACCGGGTCACCGGCGTTCTTCTTGAAGCCGATTCCGCGTCCCATGACAACCAGTTCATCTTTGCCTGAATCCTTGGCAATGATGGCATTATTATTGAAAATCTTCTCGATAATCAACCATCTGCCCTCCCTTATCCCGAATTTCATCATCAATACAGGATGTAGACACCTGGCTGTAATACATTGGGCAACTTCCGTTCAGCTGTAACGGGCCGCCCGCCTTTCTGATTGATGTAGAGTGTTCAAGGAGCTCAGCAGCGTCCTGCAGGCCTTAACAACAAAGAAAGGCAAAACCCAAAACACGTGACCATGTTTTGGGTTTTGCCTTTTCAGTAACAATCCCAAATACAGAATAGCACTGAAATCCGGATTTGGCAACAAAAATGTTTACGCTTTCAATCTTGCTGTTTCAGTTGGCCGGATCTTCCCTTTTACAGAAAAATATCTGCCATAGGCTGAGTTAATTCAAGGGGCACTTCTGCCCTTAATTTCTGCTTCCCGCCCGGTTTCGGCGAATATAAGGGCACTTGTGCTCTTAATTCCTGCTTCCCGCCCACTTTCGGCGAATATAGGGGCACTTCTGCCCTTAATTTCTGCTTCCAGCCTACTTTCGGCGAATATAGGGGCACTTCTGCTCTTAATTCCTGCTTCCCGCCCGGTTTCGGCGAATATAGGGGCACTTGTGCCCTTAATTTCCGCTTCCCGCCCGGTTTCGGCGAATATAGGGGTACTTGTGCCCTTAATCTCAGCTTCCCGCCCACTTTCGGCGAATATAGGGGCACTTGTGCTCTTAATTCCTGCTTCCCGCCCGGTTTCGGCGAATATAAGGGCACTTGTGCCCTTAATTTCTGCTTCCCGCCTCAAGAAACAGAGCCGGATTCCCCACCCTTCCGGGGCGGATGAATCCGGCTCTGTGCCGCAGGGGTACATACTCTGCGGACGGATAACTATATAACCCGGCGCAGCACGCGCCTTGTCTTATTGAGAAGCTGCAACCCGGCCCTTCCCCCAGCGCAGCTTATACAGCTCAGGCAATACGACACCCAGCAGCACCAGCACAACGCCAATCCATTGCAGGCCGCTTACCTGCTCGTGCAGGACAAAGGACGAGAGCAGTACGGCAACCGGCAGCTCGGCTGCACCGAGAATCCCTGCCATGCCTCCGCCGATATGCGGAACCCCGATGGCGAACAGCACGGGCGGAATAAAGGCGCCGAACAGGCCGAGCAGGAAGCCGAACAGCAGCAGCTGCCCCCACAGCAGGCCGTTAAACAGGAAGGTTGGCGGGAACAGGATGAACAGCAGCAGCAGGCCGCCGGTAACCATCCAGGCGCTGCGGTAGGCCGGATGCGCAGACGGAACGGCCTTGCCGCTGAAGATAATGAACATCGAGTAGCTAACAGCTGACAATAACCCCAGAACCAGCCCTGTTGCATTGAATTCGGCAGCTCCCTGGTTAAGAATGCCGGCAGCGAGCAGTGTTCCGCCGAACAGCAGCAGCAGCGTCAGTACCGTGACCTTATCGGGGCGCTGGCGTTTGCTGACCGCCTGAATCAGCACGCTGATCCAGGTGAACTGGAAGAGCAGGATAATCGCCAGTGAAGCCGGTATGTACCGGAGCGACTGGTAATACAGCAAGCCTGTAACTACAGTCGGCGCACCGGCCAGCATCAGCAGCAGTCTGTGCTTCCAGGCCAGCTTCAGCGCCGGAGCCTGCCCGGAAGAAGCTGCGGCTGCATTGCGGCTGCGCTGCTTGCGGTTCTCCCTAAGCTTGGTAAACAGGGCGAGCAGCCAGGCGAGAATGCAGCCGGTAAGCAGCTGTGTTCCGACCACTTCTCCAAGCTTGTAGCCTTGCCCGTAGGCCAATACGACGATTGTAGATAAAATACCGTAGCTCATAGCGCCTACAAGCACGGAAATTAAGTATTTCATATCCTTCATTCTTATGATGCCTCCTGAATCTTCTGTGATTACTTCTGCCGCTAAACGCAAATAAACCTAACTCCGGGACAGGGACGCTGTTCATGCGGTCCTTGTCATCGTAGTTAGGAAGAGTAGGCTTCCTGTAGAAACCCTCGCCCTGATGTACCTGCCGGCTGCGAGGTTATACGAGAATACTATGTAATTAGCGGGTTAACGACTGTTCATATGTTACACGCCAAGTGAGCTGACGTCAACCCCTAATTCCTTAAAATTTGCAGATTTACGGGACATAAACCTCACTGACTGACTTCACCACAGATTCACTGACAGTTATCCTGCATGGAGGCCCCCAACTGGAAAACTGCTCATAATACGCAATAAATTCGTCTTTGCTAACACTCTTCTTCGAGCCTAAATTGTCCCGGTCGATCAGCTCATACTCCGTTTCCGCTGTAACTGTATAATGATCGTCAATCTTGTATTTATTAAGAATATAGAACCCTCCGGGCAAATCCTCCTCGGTAAGACCAAGGCCTGCAAAACGGGCGGAGTCTTCAAGTGTAAGCCACTCCACCTGATCGAAGCTCAGTTTGTCCCCCTCCCTCGCAAGGCCAGTCACATAACCTATGAGGCTGCTTACAGGCGTAACTGCGAAATCTTCAGCAGTTGCCTCATAGTTAATGACAAGCTTATCCCGGGACACAGGCAGGCCGATCTCGGTCTTGATGTATTGTACCGCTACCTGTACCGGATCAAGCAGCGCCGGCTCAGTCCCTGCATCTGCGCGTGCCTGCAGTCCGGCATAATAAGCTGCCGGACTCTCCCCCGTTTGCGGCACTGCGTAATATTCATTGCCGTTCGTATCCATCCAGCGTTCAACCGCCCAGATTCCCTGCTCTCCCCGCTTCACCGGCTGGGATAACAGCAGCTGGCTGGTATCTCCGCTCGTCAGCGGAAACTGAACCAGAATATGGCTGCCGCTGAACGTCTCATGCGGCAGCTTCCCCTGTCCTTCCAAAAACTTGCGCAGCGCCGTTTCCTGCCCGGCCGGCGTACCCAGATCATTCTCGCCGTTCCAGAGCTCCCCCAAATATTCCGGCGCGCTACTGCTGTAAGAGAACATCAGCACCGGCTTACCCATACTTCCGTCTTCCGTGATCTGGCCGTCCACAACCTGCATTCCGCCGGGCAGCATCACCTTATCCGGATCCTCTGGTGTGAGGCGGTATTCCAGGCGCCATAGCTTTACAGGTGCAGCCAGCAGATCTGAGAATTCAGCAATCTGCTCGAATTTCACAATCTTGCTGTCTTTGATGACCACCTCCGGCCATTCCCGCTGATATGACTCAATACTCTGCTTAACATACTGCTCAGCATAGTCCCGCTCCGTCAGTTCAGCAGGCTGCTGCGGATCTCCGGGCCATAACAGGACGGCAGCGGTAATTCCGCATATCCCCAGCAGTAATACGCTCCAAAACAGAGGTTTTCTAAACATATTCACTCCTCCTCATACACTTCTCTTTATCATATGGGAATAGTTTACATCTTTTGAGGCGGTCAGGTCTATGATGTAGTCCGCACACAGTATTTCTTGCAAATAACGAATCAAACAGAGCAGTAGGTAAATATACTCATTTAAGGGGGTGTTTATCCTGAATCATTCCAGACCTGCTATGCTGCTTGGCATCATTGCCGGAATTGTTGTCCTGAATATTGCCGTATTGTCACCGGGGCTCCTCGGAGTTGCCATCGGCGGAGACAGTACCCTTGAGACTGCAGCAGGTGTAACCCTTCTGATAGTCAGTCTGCTGATCGTCCTCTACGGGAGTTATACCCTGCTCTTCAACCCGCCTGTCATACACACTGCAGTCGCTCTGGAGACCCGTGAAGACTATATAACCGCGCTGAACCGCTACCGCAATGTACGTGTACTGAGTGAGGATGCAGCCCTGGCCCTGGATCAGCTGGAGCGGATTGATAAGAAGAAAAAAATACTGCTCCAGGTGCTGGACGGACGGTTTGAACGGACCGAGCTCAGCTTCAGGAAATTTAACACCGTAATTCAGGAGGTGGAGAAGCTGCTCTATCTGAATATCCGCAGTATCTTGAGCAAGCTCAGTGTATTTGACGCCGCCGAATTCGCACAGTTCACTGGTAAAAAGAACACCGGCAGATTCTCAAACGCCTTGCTTCAGAAAAAAAACACCTTGTATAACGAGTATTTTTCCTATGTTAAGAACTGCCTGGCCGCCAATGAAGAAATTCTGCTTAAGCTGGACCAGCTGCTGCTGGAGCTCTCCCGGCTTGGGAGCACAGATGCGGCTGCCGCGCTGGAAATGCCCTGTATGCAGGAATTAACGGCTCTGATCGGGCAGACGAAGCTCTATCAGCAGTAGAAAGGAAGATGACCATGGCCGGAAAAGGTAAAACCTTCATCGTGCTGGGCCTCATTGCTGTGACTGTCTTTGCACTTGTCTATTTCGGTATCAGCCTGACCTCTAATCTGGGTAAATCCAAGACAGAGATTACAGCAGAGGATGCGGATAAAGCACTGAACCGGATCTGCAGGGAGATACAAGTCAGCAGTGCGGCTCCGGTAAAAGGGCAAATTGATCTGGACCCGGTGTCAGTCAGCGATGCCCTGCCCGATATCTCCAAGTTTCCGCTTTCTGTGGACAGTAAGACGGACAGCTACGCAGAAATTTTTTCCTCGACTGAGAAATCCGGGACCGGCAACGACGGCTGGCTGAATGATGTGGCCGCTGATTTCAATTCGGCGGGGATCGTCGTGGACGGCAAGCCGGTCTCTGTCCGGGTCCGCAATATCGCTTCCGGGACGGCCGCCGATTATATCCGGTCCGGCAAGTACGTGCCTGACGCCTATTCTCCCTCGAACGAGCTCTGGGGAGAAATGGTCAAGGCCAGCGGCATCCCTGCTGAGCTCGTGGCCCAGCGGCTGGCCGGCAACGTTGCCGGAGTGGTCATGAGCAAGGCGAAATATGATGAGCTGGTAGAGAAATACGGCTCCATCAATGTCAAGACCGTTACCGACGCCATCGCGGCAGGTGAACTGGCGATGGGCTACACCGATCCTTTTGCCAGTTCAACAGGGCTGAATTTCCTGGTAACTGCGCTTACCACCTTCGACAGCAGTGATCTGCTGGGTGATAAGGCTGTTCAGGGCTTCGAGCGGTTCCAGGCGGGGATCCCCTTTATTGCCTCCACCACCCTGCAAATGCGTGAAGCTGCAAAGTCAGGCATGCTGGATGCATTTGTCCTGGAATATCAGACTTATATCAATGCCCCTGAACTGACAAGCGGTTATGTGTTCACCCCGTTCGGTGTACGGCATGACAGTCCGCTCTATGCCCTCGGCAATTTGCCGGCAGAGAAGCTTGCCATTATCCGGGAATTCGCGGACTTTGCCCTGCAGGAGAAGTACCAGAAATCTGCCGCAGCTAAAGGTTTTGGCGGTCTGAATGATTACGAGTCCGAGCTGAAGCCGGTTGACGGCATACTGCTCTCCTCTGCGCAGAAGCTGTGGAAGGAGAAGAAGAACGGCAGCACGCCGGTCGCTGCGGTATTTGTAGCCGATGTATCCGGCAGTATGGCCGGTGAGCCGCTGAACCGCCTGAAGGAATCGCTGCTGCAAGGCCAGAAGTATCTCGGCAAGGACAACAGCATCGGCTTTGTCTCCTACTCCAGTGAGGTGACTATTAATCTGCCGATTGCCAAATATGACACGAACCAGCGCTCCCTGTTCGTCGGGGCGGTCAACAGCCTGCAGGCGGCCGGGGGGACATCCACGTTTGACGGAATGGTTGTGGCCATGAAGATGCTCCAGGAGACACTCGCGCAGAACCCGGGAATGAAGCCGCTGATCTTCGTGCTCAGTGACGGGGAGACGAACGAAGGGCATTCACTGGACGAGATCAGAGGGCTGATTGAAAGCTACAAGATTCCGGTTTACACCATCGGCTATAATGCCAACATCAAGGCGCTCGAGAGCATCTCAAGCATCAATGAAGCTGCAAACATCAATGCTGATACCGATGATGTGGTCTATAAAATCGGCAATCTGCTCAACGTGCAAATGTAGAAGCAGGTTCATATTCCCGGAGGAGGTTCCCCATGTCATTTTCAATGGAAATACCCAGCAGAGAGAAGCTGAAATCCGTCATTGAAGCAGAGGTTCAGCCTGAGCCTGCCGAGGTTACGGAGCTGAAGGAGCAGGCAATCAGCAATGTCACCAGCATTCTGGAGCTTGATTTTTCCTCACTGGAGAAGCGCAAAGCGGTACTGCAGTCGATTGACAGCTTCGGAATGGGCACCATGCGCTCCTCATCGGAGACAAATGCACTGCTGCAGGTCTCTGTAGGCAATTTGTCCAAGACCGGCGACGAGGGCGGGCAGGTTGCCAAGGGGCTGACAGAGCTGCAGCTGCAGCTGAAGGATCTGGACCCGAGCGGGCTGGATTTTGCCAAAAGCGGGTTCCTGGGCAAGTTCTTCCATCCCCTGCGCAGCTATTTCGCGAAATACCAGAAGGCCGACAGCGTCATCTCGGATATTATTCTGTCCCTGGATAAGGGCAAAGCCGTTCTGAAGAATGATAATACGACACTTGAAATCGAGCAGCATAATCTGCGTGAGCTGACCAGACGGCTGCAGAAGGAAATTCAGCTCGGACTGCTGATGGATCAGGAGATTGAACGGCAGATAGAAGCCGCCGGACAGCGTAATGAAGACGCAGAGCGAATCCGGTTCATTACCGAAGAGGTACTCTTCCCGCTGCGGCAGCGGGTGATGGACCTGCAGCAGATGCTGGCCGTGAACCAGCAGGGCATTATGGCGATCGAGGTCGTCATACGCAACAACAAGGAGCTGATCCGCGGCGTTGACCGTGCGAGAAATGTTACCGTCTCAGCACTCAAAATCTCCGTTACGGTTGCCAGCGCCCTCTATAACCAGAAGATTGTGCTCAAAAAAATCGAGCTGCTGAATGAGACCACCAATAATCTGATCAGCGGCACCTCCAAAATGCTGAAGGATCAAGGCGCGGCGATCCACAAACAGTCGCTTGAGACCAGCATCTCTGCCGAAACGCTGAAGCAGGCCTTCAGTGATGTACTGTCCGCACTGGATTCCATCAGCTCCTATAAACAGGAGGCACTGCCTAAGATGCGGGAAACGATCAGCCAGTTCCGCGAGCTGGCGGACAGCGGTGAGCAGCAGATTCAGCGGCTGGAGAAAGGCAATACGCTGGGTTTATAAACTTACAACATTTATAAAAAATCCACAGAGCAGCGGCGGACTTCCCGCCCTGCTCTGTTTCTGCTTGCCGCCTGCTTGCCCGCTGACTGCTGGCGGGCGGAAAATCAGCGGCGGAGCGATTCTCCGGAGTGCTTCAGAGGTAATAAAGTTCAAAGGAGGATGAGTTATGCGCCGTCAACACTTCAAACTGCCTGCTGTCGTACTAGCCGTAATCCTAATGCCGCTACTGCTTCTGCTTGCTGTATGCTCTGCCGGAAGCTCTAAGGCCGCTGCAGCCGGGTTCTCTGAATCCTGGCCCTACAAAGCAGAAATGCTGCACAGCAGCCAGATAATCGTCGTTGAAGCGGTCTCTCCCCGTGCACAGACAGGCCGGCTGTCACTCCTGCAGAAGGTAGACGGACAATGGATATCCATTCTCCCCGGCATCCCGGTAACCTTGGGAAGCGGCGGCATCGGCAAAACCAGGGAAGGCGATAAACGGACACCTTCCGGAGTATTTCCGCTCGGTTCAAGCTTCGGATCAGCAGCAGATCCCGGCGGTCTCAAACTTCCCTATATCAGAACGACCGGGCAGGATTACTGGATCGATGATCCGCACTCCGTCCAGTACAATCAATGGGTATCCTACTCCGGTAATCCGGATCTGCACTGGCAATCATATGAACGGCTCCGGCAGCCGCTATATAAATATGCTGTGATTCTGCGGTATAACGATGCTCCGGTGGTGCCAGGCAAGGGCAGTGCCATCTTTCTGCATATCTGGAAGGCGGAAGACAAGCCGACCGCCGGCTGCATCGCCATGTCTGAGTCCAACCTGCTAAAGCTGATGCGTCTGCTCGACCCTGCCCTATCTCCGGCCATTGCCATTGGAGTATCCGGCTGACACAATTTCCTACGCAAAAGCTTGCAGAATCTGCATTGTATATCCTTCCAAAGTATTGTATATTTATACAGTTGTTATCATATACATACGATTCAGGAGGATTTATATATGCATTTTCTGAACATAGACAGTCTTACGGCCGCGCAGATTCTCGAAATCTTCGATTTAACGGACCAGCTCCGTTCCAGGACCGCCCAGCCGCTGCTCCAGGGTAAAACCATGATCCTGTTCTTTCCTGATACCAGCCTGCGGACCCGGGTCAGCTTCGAGAAAGGCATCCGGGATTTAGGCGGGGATTACATTACCTTTCCGCCCCAGACGCTGGATAAGCGGGAATCCCCCGGTGACATGATCCGCTATTTGGAGAACTGGGGTGACGCGGTCATTGTCAGGCACCCTAATATAACCAAGCTGGAGGAGCTGGCTGCTCATGCAGCGATTCCGGTAATCAACGCTATGACAGCGCATAATCATCCCTGCGAGATTCTGGCTGACCTGTATGCCTTGCGCTGCAGCCGGGAGAATTACCGCGAATTGACTTATACCTTCGCAGGACCGGCAGGCAACATCTCCCGAACCTGGATGGAAGCCGCCAAAGTATTGAACCTGAATTTCAAGCATGTCTGTACAGCAGGCCAGGAGCTGGGTACGGAGAACGCCAACTATAACTTTTATACCAGTCTGGAACAGGTACTCCCGGAGAGTGATATCCTTCTTACGGATTCATTGCCGGAAAGCTTCCTGAATGAGGAATACATCACCCGGTATCAGATTACGCTTGAGCGGATGAGACAGGCCAGGCCCGGTGCACTGCTGAACCCTTGCCCTCCGTTCTTCCGCAATGAGGAGGTCAGCGAGGATGCAATTGCTTCGCCCTATTTCGCCGGCTTCGGCTTCAAAAAAAGCCTGATCTATCTGCAGCAGGCAATTCTCGTGTATAGCTTGACACATTAATGCCGGCAGCATAGCCGGCACTCCATCCCTTCCATGCCAATGGAAGGGATTCTTTACATTCGAACGCAGCCATGAGAAAATCGCCTTGTTTTTGAAAAAAAGTGAGAAATAATATTCCTTGAGAGCGTCTTATAAGTAAATAAGTCCAACTGGAGGCAATAGATGAGGGACCAAGACAACACTGAAATGATTATTGCCGAGGTGCTGGCAGGAAACAGGGAGGCTTTCGCTGTACTGGTGGACCAGTACAAATCCGGATTATACCGTCTGCTGCTGGGGCTTGGAGCAAGCCATCAGGATGCGCAGGATCTGGCGCAGGATACCTTCATTCAGGCTTATCAGAAGCTGCGCAGCCATAACGGGCAGAGCAGCTTCTCCGCGTGGCTGTACACCATCGCCATCAACCGGTTCAAATCCCAGAAGCGCCGCAAGTCATTTTCTTTTACCGGAGGAGTGTTCCCGGAGCAGCGGGCAGAGGAGCCCACACCTGAAGAACGGTACATGATCAAGGAAAACAAGCTGGAGATGCAAAAAAAACTGGACCGGCTTCCGGAGCGTTACCGTATTGTCCTCCTGCTGCGCTACACGGGTGAGCTTACGTATGAGGAAATTTCTGCAGTTACGGGAATGAACCTCCATCAGGTGAAGAACCGCCTGCACCGCGCCCGGCTGAAGCTCAAAAAACAATGGCCCACAGCAAAGGAGGATTCCAATGAAAAAATGGGATTACCATACACAAGATAATGCTAAGCTTCCGGATATGACGGATGAGGATATGATGATGCCTCCCTTCCGGCATGATGATCAGACCATGGATGAAGATTTCACAAGCAGGGTCATGGAGCAAATCCGCAAGACGGAGATTCTGCCGGCTGCATCAGAGACAGCACCGGATTACCCGGCTGACCCTAAACGCAGAAAGCTGCCTATAGCGGCCCTGCTGGCAGGATCCGCAGCGGCTGTTATTGTTCTCACGTATCTGCTGCTAATCCCCTCCGTCACTAAGGGTCCGCCGCAGGTACAGACCGCTTCATCCCAGAGGCTGCTGCTCCTGCCTTCCGAGTGGACCGATCACCGGCTGCTGGAAGCCAAGAAGGCCGGGGTGATCAAACAGCCTGACATTGAGGTTACGGATCAGGGATACACTTTGACACTCCAGGAGGTCGTTGCCGACCCTAACCGGATGATGCTGAATCTCCGAATTACCGATGCCAGCGGGCTGCCCGCCGAAGAGATGATGGCCCGTTTCGATGTCAGCCAGCTGCAGCTTCAGAATGAGCAAGGGGAGCAGATTGGTGATTTGCAGTCCATCAATCATATGGATACGAAGCTTGCCGGGGATCAGTTCAGGCAGGAATATCTGCTGCTGACCTATTATTTCAAGAACGAGCCGCCCGGAGACACCGTGCACGTAGTCGGAATGGTTCATGAACTGATGAAGGACTCCAAGAACAATGCGCCGATTAGCGGTGACTGGAGCTTTAGTTATGCCGCAGATATGACAACCGCCAAAGCGTTGACAGAAACTACGGATCTCAATAAATTCAGTTATGCAACAAAGGACGGATTAAATATTCAGATGAACATGATCACCCATTCTCCGGCCGGCGTGAAACTCGAGTTCAGCACCACATTGACCGCCGGGCTGGCTTCCCGAGTGCCGGAGAACCGCAGAGTGAACCTCGGGGTCAAATATCATTTCGAGGATGCCAAGGGCCAGACGATTGGAGAACCTGTCAGCAGTAAATATAGCGGATATCCTGCAATAATCAGGGACAGCCAGGACCTTCAGATTCACTGGACCTACTATATGAACGAGCTGCCTTACCGGAATGAACCGGTCTACTTTGTACTCGACGGCTTCTCCATCCCGGTTAAGACAGAGGATTCATTGACCTTTCAGCCTGCACTCCTGAAGACAGCAGCTGCTGTATTTACAGCACAGGGCGACAGTCTGAACGTGAATACTATCAAGATCACAGAAACGCAGGCCATGCCGGGGCCGTCCGCCTGGATGGCAATCAGCGGCTCATTCCGCAACGGGTTCGATCTGGATGAATGGACGGCCCGCGACAATGAGGGGACTGAATATGAAGTTTTCCGCTGGGGCTCTTACCGGGACGGGGACCCTGTAACCTTCGGGCAGCGTGATGAGAATACCGACCTTGTGTATCTGATTGTTGACGGCATGACTTCGGTACCCGGGGAGCTGACGCTCATCCGTACGGTTACGGAGATGAACTTTACAGATGTGGACTGGAGATTTGAGCTGCCGCGGGGAAATGCAACTTCGCAATAATATTCGCGTCTATTTTCTACAACAGGGATTTAATCCCAGACACAGGAAATGGAGTGAATCTATGAACCGCAGCATCAGGTTAACCCTACTATTGCTTCTCTGCATAATTGTACTCGGCGGCTGCAATTCACAACAGAACGCTTCACCTGTCCCTTCCGCTTCGCCTGCTGCCCAGGATTCCTATGATTCTTTCCTTGGTGTCCGGCTGATCGGGAAGCAGGGGAACATTATTCAGGAATGGGCTGCAGATAACATTAACCTGTTTCAACCTGTGCAGACCGGTCACGGGCAGGAGGCTCAGCTGTTTATCTATCGCATGGCTAATGAGCAGCCTGAGCTTCTGCTGGAGGATGGAACGCTTATGTCATGGCCGGCACCGGATTGGACAGGCGCAGAGACCGGCTATGGCAATGATTATGGAAATAACGTACTCTATGCAGACAGGCTGCTGAATGATGAAATATTTGCAGTCAATGGAAACCGGACTTTATACCTTGTCAATATAAAAAGCGGAGCAGCCCAAAAGCTGTACTCAGCTGAGCGGCCGATTTACGGGATGTCTGCTTCACCGGATAACAGTATGGCCGCCCTGCTGGTTGCTTCAGAGCCGTACATCGGCCCTAACGCCGATCTGATTGTACTGGACCGAAAGGGAAATTCATTAGTCAATATTCAAAAGGCCAGTGTCCAAAGCCACAGCGACGGATTTCTGTTCATCTATCCCATGGCCTGGAAGGACCCTGTAACACTCGCCGTTCCGGCGGGCGGATACGAGCAGTATGGTAATGGCGGTGTGAATCTGGTGAATATACAGACCCGTCAGATGGAGTTCCGGGAGAAACCAGCGCTCTCTCCTGACCTGCTGCACCTCTTTGAGGAAGCTGCCGGACAGGTAAAATTCCCGGCTGAGCTGCATTTCCTGCCTGAGCCGGGAGAGCATCCTGTATATTATGCGGTTCAGGGCAATCACTCGGATATCTGGCTGCTTAATCAGCAGACAAGGCAAGCAGTGAAGCTCGGAAGCGGACGCCTGCTGAAATGGACCGGTGACGGAAATCTGCTTGTAGGTAAAACAACCATGGATGTAATGGAGTTCTATATTGGAACAGATCCGTTTTGACGCGATACCGTCTCCCCTTTGACCAATTCCGGAACAAGCTTCAGGCTTCTGCCGGGTCCGCCGTTCATCACTTCTACCAGCAGTTCAGCCGCGCGGGTTCCAATCGCTTCATAATTATGGCGTATGGTCGTGAGGGGAGGATTGGTGTACGCGGTGAAAAAAGCTCCGTCATACCCGATTACCGAGAGATCGCGGGGCACCGTCAGCCCTTTGCGGCCAAGCTCCATAATAGCCCCCATAGCCATAAGATCATTGGCGCAGCATACAGCCGTGATCCCGGGTTCTCTGTTCAGCAGAGTAAGGATTGCGCCGGCCCCGCTGCTGCCGCTGAAATCTCCGGCTTCCACGAATGAAGCGCCATGCTCCGCCCCTGTGCCGGAAAGTACGGCTTCCCTGAAGCCCCGGTACCGCTCTTTACAGATAAACAAGTGCTCCGGCCCGTTAATATAACCGATATTCCGGTGCCCCTGTTCCGCCAGGTAAGCGCCGGCCATCCGGCCGCCCTCAAGATCATCAGAAGCCACCAGCGAACAATGCGCTCCCAGCGCAGAGCTCATATTGACTGCCGGAATCTGCAGCCTAAGCACCTCCTTGATAACAGGATGCTCTTCCGCGAACGGCGGCATAAATACACAGCCCTGCAGATTGCGCATTCTGATCCAATTGGACAGGCTGCCCGGTTCATAATCCCGGAAGGGTACCGAGAATATCAAAATATCCTTCTGATACAGGCGTAAGGCTTTTCTAAATGCTGCGAAAATATCTTCAAACTCCCTGTTCGATTCGCCTTCAATCTCCGGCATGAACACACCGACAAGATTGCTTTTGCGGGTTACCAGCTGCTTAGCCCCGAGGTTCGGAACGTAACCCAGCTCTGCTGCCGTTTCCTGAACCCGGGCTATTGTTTTGGGATGCACTCCATAGCTGCCGTTCAATGCCCTGGATACCGTGCTGACCGACAGTCCCAGTCTGGCAGCGATATCCTCCAGCTTCATTTCCATCTCAGCTCATCCTTTCCTTGCTTCTGCCAGAATCCGTCCGGCCTTGACCTTTGTGAGTCCTTCCGCCGGATGCTTGACTCCGGTTTCCAGTTCAAGCTTTTGTAAGGCGTCCAGCTGAGTCCCAGTAACCGGCTGGGCCTGAATCAGAGCATCCAGGTTGTCATGGGCTATTTTACGGGCAAGCTCCGGGTCCTCCAGCAAATCAATGAACTGGTACATTGCTTCAACCGCCTTCTTCTCACTTTCAAGCCCATAACCCGAGTCTGTACTCAGCATGAACCGGTCCGGATATTTCTTCACCACCGGGATGAAGCCTTCCGGGTTGTCTTTAATCATGGTGAACCCGGCAAAGAAATCCGCATACAAATTAGGATGTGCCGCTAACAGCCGGTCAATCT encodes:
- a CDS encoding DUF4179 domain-containing protein → MKKWDYHTQDNAKLPDMTDEDMMMPPFRHDDQTMDEDFTSRVMEQIRKTEILPAASETAPDYPADPKRRKLPIAALLAGSAAAVIVLTYLLLIPSVTKGPPQVQTASSQRLLLLPSEWTDHRLLEAKKAGVIKQPDIEVTDQGYTLTLQEVVADPNRMMLNLRITDASGLPAEEMMARFDVSQLQLQNEQGEQIGDLQSINHMDTKLAGDQFRQEYLLLTYYFKNEPPGDTVHVVGMVHELMKDSKNNAPISGDWSFSYAADMTTAKALTETTDLNKFSYATKDGLNIQMNMITHSPAGVKLEFSTTLTAGLASRVPENRRVNLGVKYHFEDAKGQTIGEPVSSKYSGYPAIIRDSQDLQIHWTYYMNELPYRNEPVYFVLDGFSIPVKTEDSLTFQPALLKTAAAVFTAQGDSLNVNTIKITETQAMPGPSAWMAISGSFRNGFDLDEWTARDNEGTEYEVFRWGSYRDGDPVTFGQRDENTDLVYLIVDGMTSVPGELTLIRTVTEMNFTDVDWRFELPRGNATSQ
- a CDS encoding LacI family DNA-binding transcriptional regulator — protein: MEMKLEDIAARLGLSVSTVSRALNGSYGVHPKTIARVQETAAELGYVPNLGAKQLVTRKSNLVGVFMPEIEGESNREFEDIFAAFRKALRLYQKDILIFSVPFRDYEPGSLSNWIRMRNLQGCVFMPPFAEEHPVIKEVLRLQIPAVNMSSALGAHCSLVASDDLEGGRMAGAYLAEQGHRNIGYINGPEHLFICKERYRGFREAVLSGTGAEHGASFVEAGDFSGSSGAGAILTLLNREPGITAVCCANDLMAMGAIMELGRKGLTVPRDLSVIGYDGAFFTAYTNPPLTTIRHNYEAIGTRAAELLVEVMNGGPGRSLKLVPELVKGETVSRQNGSVPI